The Vespula pensylvanica isolate Volc-1 chromosome 14, ASM1446617v1, whole genome shotgun sequence sequence TGGCGCGATGGTTAACCATTATCACGAAACTAAAATGAAGGAACACCAGAGGATATTAGGAAGACACAAGATcatcgaagaaaggaaggaatacATCGAGCACATCAATACGGTTcgcgaagaggaagaaatgaGACGTCAAGAGGAATTACAGCGTCAGCAAATATTGGCTGAACAAAAGAGACTCGAGCAAGAACGCGAGGAACGTGAACGGAAACGTCAGCAAAGTGAGATCCAGCAGATCAAGGATCGACATCTCAAAGAGAAAATGCAACAGATTTCGCAGACCAGTCATGGGCAGAAGGTGTTGAAAAAACTCGACGAAGACGAGATCAAGAAACTTGACGCTGAACAGATAGCCGCCCGCGAAGCGGAAGAATTACAGAAAGAACGTAGAGAGATGCAACAAAAATTGAAAtctcaagagaaaaagatcgattatcTGGAACGTGCTAAACGTCTTGAAGAGATACCTTTATTAGAGAAAGCTGTCGAAGATAAGATGGAACAGGCAAAGAAACGTTGGGAACAGCAGGAGGCCGAACGTATTGCTGCTGCCATCGAAGAGAGACAACAAGCTGTAGCGACTAGAGAGCGTATGGCAAGAATGAAGGAAGATCACGATATATTCTTGGCCAAGATTTTGGCCGAACGTAAGAGTATTTACATGGAGAAGCTAAAGGAATTTGAAAAGATGTTGAACGAGGAACGTGCTAAGAGATTGCTCAAACGTAAGATGGAACGCAAAGCTGAACGTAAGATGAAGTGGGAGAAGGAACGAGCCGAGGCAGCTGAAAGAAGACGTCTCGAGGAGTTACGCATCAagcaagaggaagagaaaaaacgtttggaggaagagagagcaaagagggaagaagaggaacgaaagaaacgtgCCGAGGAAGAAGCAAGAAAGGCTGAACGCATAGccaaaattgaaaaacaatCTGAAATAGCCAGAGCTCGAGAAGCTGAGATCGAACGTCGTATGGAAGAGCAGAaacaaaaggagaaggaaTTGTTAACGAAACGAAGACCGGATGATCGCTATCGTCCACCTAGAGATGGCCGAGATGGCTTTAGAcctagtaattattttttctaataattatatgcccttgttcttgttgttgttgttattattattattattattacgtagtGATTCATAGGGATGATTCCCatgttctaaaaaaaattctcactgcgtttttttaaacgttattaattattcgaagaaCATGTTTGTGTGTCACTCCAATAATTAAATCGCGTCCTTTTAATGTTTACCATATAATCAATACTTTATTAATCGTACaacattgttttattatagCTGCTGAAATTTCAAATTGGCGTTCTTCTCAAGCTGAAAGGAATGACGAATCTAGATTGAGAGGCTGGGATTCAGATAAATGGAGAAAGGATAGGAGGAAAGAAGATTTTGAGAGAGATATAAGCGACAGGGAGAGATTAGATAAAGGACCAGAAAAAGCCGGTTTTCGAGATCGTGGAATGGTAAGTAAAATGTTGTGTAACAATAAACAGTTTTGTTATTGCTGTAACATCAATTAACATGGACGATTATTTCACGTTTCAGTCACGAGTAATTCTGTGTAATACTGACAGTCCTCGACCTCGTCGTCCTTACCGACAAAACGATATGAGTCGTAATGATATGGATTGGCGTAGCAGAGACTCTGCAGCTCAAGATGCTCAAGATCCACCAACCAGACGTCAAGATGATAAGTAAGCATTGTTACAACAAAAGTGTATTTCAGAATTTTTTGCATGTAATCATTGAAgcgaaattttatatactctaactttttttgatatttaataattataagatttattatgTTGAATCGAACGAGACTGCATTTGTTCGTTGCcactatttttttaattccatctttatttctttttcttttttttttttttgtgtgttcacgaaaaaaaaaaccaacggATCCTAATCGTGTATAAAATCTGGCAGCAATGTCGATTATTACATGCTAATtctgaaatatacatatatatatatatatcctgcatataatgaatattcatGAAATTGTAATGGGTAATGTTCatcatcatatatatttagatataagtCCACGATGAATTAGTTAAGTTTGATATATTGAATACGTTAAGATCGATGCCCGCTTATCGACCATCTcggtttttatttatcattttctatataatatatttctattctaatataaattgataaacacgatagattttttattcaattttatggAGAAAAAGTTCACTAACATTAAGCCAATGTAAAAGCTAacacttttcatttttgatatattatatttcagtgTGTAATTGtactaaaattattatttaaatgcatttaaaaaaaaaaaaaaaaaggattctatgattgtaaaataatttttaatcccGAGCTGGCCGATCTCTGGGCGGgtttctatatacataatataaacaGCGAAGTGACATTTCAAAAACATGCTTTCAATTAGTAgacaagaggaaagaaagcGGCTTCCAGAAGACGATGATTGGACAAAAGTAGACCGGCGGAGTTGAAGACGAATGAAgttaatgatgatgatgatgatgatgatgatgataatgatgatgataatgataatgataatgatgaagataatgatgatgatgatgatgatgatgatgatgataacgataatgacgataatcATAATACAAGACACAAATCAacagtatatacatagatttcTGATCGATACGAAGCTTGCATAATACCTTGCTATTTTACATATTGCTTCATTTTAatggataataattaatcgtagaGCGTCGCGCGTTGATATCGAAAAGCACAAATGTATAATCGATAACAACGCGTTGGCGTAATATCTAGATACAGggaaaatacaatattaaatcTCACGGAATATGATTATATTCGTACGATTTTTTACATAGAACATTTActgtttatacatatgtattatttctaCTTTGAAAATATGGCTTCGTATCgcagaagaaaatattttattggattGATATGCAGAACAAAGAGTGAGTCCTATGGGCAATCtccattaaatataaatcctACCAGAATTGGATCATAATATGTAAcgatatatacaaacgtaaaTGGCGCGAATtacataacaaaaaagaaaagaaaagaaaagaaatacgaaacgaacgagaaagcTGAAAAGAAACGTGAATAAAAGTTTCCTTATATCCTAATAATCGATGATGCGGCTGCATAGCGTCGCATTAATAagttttttaagaataatacaACTTCGTCGAggtcatttttaattaatcgcaaGTTTTCTATCACCGATCCATTTGATTtgatacgaaagagagagttaagtctctctttcttatttaaaaatagtaagcgaaaaaaaagaagttctttttattgaaaaagttCATCTCAAGCaaatgcacacacacacaacagaCCGTTCATAAACTTTCCTTAACTACTATTATCAACTATATAATAAGAGAATAtacaaaaggagagaaaatgaataaaaagtgatgtaacatatacaaataatatgcagactacgtttattttttagatttaaCAGTTATCAAGTTTTGTTCTCTTGTAAGAGAACGATTGGCGTTAACTATTAACGACACAATgaatcataattaaaaaaaaaaaaagaagtaaccgAAACATacaggaagaaaaaacaagtcCTATATCGCGTCTACATCTTTATTGTCGTATTGTATTATTAACTAGAATGGAAAATGCAATAATTGTTACGCCTGAAAGAGTATACTAAAACACTTAGGTAttgcataataaatatatcgataaaaacttCATCTCCTCGTGTCTATTTACAACATATAGCATCGCACTACAAaaacatttcaataaaatagtGCTTGctattggtatatatatatattgcaattaacaaaaaaataataataaaaaaaataaaaaatgcatcaGCCAGAtcatatttgaatataaaattataatgaaataagtaGTGGCTCAGATCCTCTGATCacctattaaataaaatatttaattatagtaTAGATCTGGACATACGTATGAAGTTATTGAGtatctttttttgatatacaactattatattcatttgaaaaaaggaTCACATTGGACTAAGTtaaagctatatatatatatatatatatatatgtatatatatatatacaaactaaCATTCGTCATTAATCTTTGATTGATCGAATGTTCACGGTGATCAGCTTCCAAATTTAAAgcatttacaattaaatattatgtacgaaaaaaatacatatttgataataacaGAATCATCAATTAATTAGGATTTACTGTTAATTGACGTGTGTCACAAAACTATCATTCTGAAAATAGCAATTtcacaatctctctctctctctctctctctctctcattcggcAAGAGATCGGCTCTACGTGcctcgtagaaaaagaaacaaaaaaagtacATTTTACAGACATACAGCCATTCTATACTTCACGATATAATCTCATAATCTTCAACGTGGATAATACACGTGGCAAGAAAAATACCTACTCTTAGGAACTTTTGGAATATAATTTTGTGAATGCATTTagatatcctctctctctctctctctctttctttctctcatacataccttttttaaaaaatagaaatattacagTGCGCACTTGTtcggtatttaaaaaaaaaaaaaaatacactaATAGAGCATTATTGCTGCGGCAGTTTTTTCCTCCAATGCAGGAATCGGTTCCAAattattgtctttttctcttccggAACCCCAACCGACTAATGCGATACTAATAAGATGTACAACAGCAGCGGTTGCAACGAGCCTAGGAAAAACAAATCATATAAgcatgattttttatttgttttactttgttttactttgtttttatttatttatttattttttttttcctttttgtatatcaaaataaatcgtaaaagtttcaatattttacCAGAATGAGTAACCAAGTTCGGCCGAACCTTCACTGGTCCACATATTATCGATGTCTTCCTTTGGTAGGACATTGACGTATAGCCTCGTGTAATATTGTGCTAACCATGTACCAACACTCGTTATACACATTATCACTAAAAACACATACggaaaaataacatttcaagAACTCGGACGACGCGCAAACGTATTCGTTAGAACTTACACgctaaaatgtttataaaataaactcCAGGTACAGAGAGAGCTTTAGATCTCGGTGAGGTTGCCGTGTTTAGCACAGCTAAAAGTGCGGCAAAGGCAGCAGTTATCAACGCAGCAGAAGTAGCAGTTAAAGTTCCTACCCAAAGTCCCCAGGACATCACTGTTGGATCTTGTCGTAACATTTGAGGTACTGAAATAATGATTAACATAGaatcatattaaaattcaGATTGAAATTCTTTAATGGTAAATAgtgctatttcttttcttttttttttgtatcaaatgtttatacttatttttcaGAAGTATAGATCAGAAGTATAGATATAACACGTTCTTACATGTAAACgtgtatttttaaagattatttatttatttatttagaaagatCTCTTACCTGATACGTGATAAGTCCTCCAGCCATAAGCAACGTTCAATTCCTTTTTACCTTGCAACAAACCCAAATGGACTCTTCCTGCACTCTCCTGAGGATTCGGTGTCCTCCAGGGTCGAGCCTCGACCCAGTGTTGCGTAACAAGAGCAGCACAGACCAATCCACCACCGagtaacgagagaaagaaagttgcGAATATGGTGCCCCTTCGAAACATCGACGTCATTCTTGGATGGCGCGGTGTCTGGCCAGGTTTATAAAAATGCGGAAATCCTATGAAATGTAAAAACGGTATATACCATGAGAGAACGTTTTTTTTATGTAGAA is a genomic window containing:
- the LOC122634283 gene encoding uncharacterized protein LOC122634283; its protein translation is MTSMFRRGTIFATFFLSLLGGGLVCAALVTQHWVEARPWRTPNPQESAGRVHLGLLQGKKELNVAYGWRTYHVSVPQMLRQDPTVMSWGLWVGTLTATSAALITAAFAALLAVLNTATSPRSKALSVPGVYFINILALIMCITSVGTWLAQYYTRLYVNVLPKEDIDNMWTSEGSAELGYSFWLVATAAVVHLISIALVGWGSGREKDNNLEPIPALEEKTAAAIMLY